The nucleotide window TGTTTGAATCTGTAGTGAAGAAATTTCCACTGATCAAACTTCCTGTACTAGTAAAAGAATCTGTTTGAGTATTTCCGTTGTAAAGTGTTACTGTAATATTTTCAAGTACGCTTACTCCGATAAGGTTAGCTGCTTTTTCCAACGTAAATCCGGCATATGTATTTGCAGGAAGCAAAGAGTTAGTGCTTACTGTAGCATACGATGAGAAAATACTCAGGAATGATGCTACCGGAAGAGTTGCTGTAGCATAGTTATTTTTGTTAGTATCTACAATGGCTTCAGGATTTGTCATTTTAGCCAGAATAAGACCAAATAACCCAGGACCAGATGTCCAGCTTCCGCCTGTTACGATATTTCCCGGAATTGCAGAACCGCTTGTCTGAATTTTATCATCACATTCACATGTTGTTGGCTCTTCAAATGCATAATACACTTTTAAAGATCCTAAATTCACTCCTAAAGTCTGAGTCACTTTTAAACGCACTTCGTTAAATGGTTTTGTTGTAGCAACTGTTACTTTTTGTTTTCCGGTTCCAAAACCTAAAACTTTTATGTTAATCAAGCCTCCTCCATCAGATAATGCTCTGGAGTCCTGAAGTTTTCCATATAAGTAAGTTTCAATTGTAATATTCTTTAAAAACTCGGCACTTAAAAGTTTTCCTTCATCATCAGGAGAGATTACAAAACCAGCTCTGTTTCCTGCAGGATATACCTGGTTTTTATCTAATACTCCTACTGAGTATGATCCAAGAAGACCTGCCGGCAATACGATTGATCCGTAAGAATTTTTATCTCCATCTCCAATTCTTTCTCTGTTTTGTACATAAGAAAGAGGAGCAATAAAGCTGCTGCTTCCGGATACATTACCGTCTACACCGCTTCCTGCAATAATATCATCACAAGCTCCGTTATTGTCAACCGGCATTTTTTCCGGATCAAATGCAAACGCGTAGTATACGTTCATTGCACTGAATATAGACAATACGTTAGTTTGATACAATCTTACCTCGTTAAAGTCTTTAGTAGTTTTGAAATGAAGGAAAATTCTGTTTTTGCTTCCTCCAAATGCCGGCACTGATAATAATGTGCTGGTTGTAGTAGACTCCTGAAGTACTCCGTTTTTATAAGTACTGATTCTCAATGAGCTTAACAAGTCTACTGTAATAAAGCTTGTACCTAAATCGATATTAAAACCTGTAATGTATCCTGCCGGATAAACAGTGTTTGTGTTCTTTACAGAAATACCGTTTCCGCTTACCAAAGAAGCAAAGTTACCCATGCTTACACTGTTATCCAGATTGGCATCCACAACAGGAGTCATGCTCCCATTATAACATGCTAAACAAATACCTGAATTGTTCACAGGTCTTGCTTCTACCCCCATCCCTCTGATAGGCTCGTACCCTTGTTGTGCGAATGCTACTGCTGACATAACGAATACCAGTAGCATTGACGACAACTTCTCGAATAATTTTTGTGTCATTTTTTATTTATTTATTTGCGTTTTGAAATTTTTAATTTGTGATAGCAGCACTATTGTTCAGAACTTCCCATCTGTAACTTACCGGACTGGCTGAGTTCTTCACACATCCTTCTATATTTCCTTTTCCGGTACTGTTTACTCTGTATCTTATAGTACCCTGATTGTTTGCTCCACAATCCTGCGGATAGTTTGAGTTGTTATTAGTTGTTAAAACAGCACCAAGACTATCTCCCAGGGTAATAGCTCCTTCTACATTTACCATTTCAGGATATTTCATTACACTCCAGTTAGCAGCCCCTGTCTCAGGAGTATAGGTACCTCCAAAAAAGACCTTTGTACCCTGTTTAACAGTTGTATTATTATTACCAACAAAAAGATGATTTGAATTTTGATAGTTTGATGTATTTACCTGGCGCGAACCCATCACACCCGAACCACCTGGAGAAGTAACTCCAAGGTATACGTTATTGGAATGATTGGAAACAAATCCCGCCCCGAAAAGTGCATTGTTGTTCACATTACCCCCTGTAGCATCTGTTGTAAGTCCAGATCCGAAAATAAGGTTCCCTAAACTCTGATTAGAAGGGCCTATCATGCTATTACCAGCACCAAAGATCATAGGCTGGCTTGCTCCTACTGCTGAAACTGTATTTCCATCTCCAAAAATCAGTGCTGAGCTTATAGTGGATGTATTATTGGTACCCATCAAAAAGTTAGCAGCCAATACAGCTCCGGTTGTTACTCTGTTTCCTTTTCCAAAAGTAAAGTTAGCTCCACCTCCTGCTGTTCCTGCTATCTGGTTATCACTACCAATCGCATAGTTGGCAAAAAGGTTTCCTGTTCTTGGGTTACTTACAATATTACTTTGTCCTATTGCAACGGTATTATAACTTCCGGTTGCATTATTTCCTGCTCCTAACAAAATTGAATTATTGGCATTAGCTCCCGGTGCAGTGTTAAATGTATTTGTATTACCCCATGATAAACCGGATGTTGTCTCTCCCCCACCTGCTAATGTTCCTGTACTGTTCAGAATTCCATGAGTTTTATTGGCAGTTACAATAATTAAATCATCAGTAGCTCCTTGAGTTCCAAGATAATTATTATTTGCATCCGGAGCAGAACCCAAAGTCTGGGCTACAGCAGTACTGATTTCATTATCTGCATTTCCTTTCAGTTTCCACTCTGTCCCGGTTTGTTTTTGCCATAATGTACCATCAAAATAATAGTATCCTGCGGTATTTACATTAATTGTAACACCAGCTGGAGTAGCATTGATTGTTGTAACATATACCAAAGCTCCTGTTTGAGCTGCCGCATATGTCTTAGCAGCCAACTGACTTAGCGTAAGTCTTGGCGCAATAATACCATCAGGCTTAGTTGTAACTGTAGGAAATCCTACAACATCCATGGTTGCCTGAGGTTGATTTGTATTAAAGCCAACCTGTGCGTTCATCAGATACCCGGTAAAGGATATAGCCGCGATCGTTAATAATTTGCTTTTCATTAATAAGATATTTGTTGTTTTTTTGTTTTTTTAGGATATAGGAATCCTTTTTCACTTCCAAAAGAAAGTGGAAAGGAATAGTTTTCGTCAAGATAAATGGAAGCTTTCTGCCTTTAAATGATTAAGATAATTTATCCGGAAATTCAATTATAAAGTCAAAACCTCCCAACCTTTTCGGGTCTTCAACATAATATGAATCGGGTTTATGCTGTTTAATAATTTCTACATTTCCGCATAGTGAATCCTGAATCTCTCTGAGATCAGCAAACAACTCTTCCATTTCCATAGAAACATTAATAACAGCAGGAACTTTATCTTTTTCTGAGTATTTTGAATATTCATCAGCTTTAAGATCAAAACTGCAGGTTTCATAAAAGCAGTTGAGTGCAACAGTAGGGTTTTGTACTGTTAGTGACGAATTAATGTAATTTTCTACCTGCCCCGCAAATAACATATTAATACAACATGCTATAGCAAAGCCATAGAAGATAAAGTAACTTCTTTCCAAATTTATGTATGTGTGTTTTTTTTCGGTACAAATATAGTAAATTTTCAATTAAAATACCTTTTTAATATTAAATTTAAATGAAAAATAAACTATACTATAAATAATAGTTACATGAATTACGAAAAAATTATCAAATAGATAAAAATAATTAAATATAAAACAACATTACACAAGCATATATGGATAATGTTGTAAAATTTAAAT belongs to Chryseobacterium shigense and includes:
- a CDS encoding T9SS type A sorting domain-containing protein, which produces MTQKLFEKLSSMLLVFVMSAVAFAQQGYEPIRGMGVEARPVNNSGICLACYNGSMTPVVDANLDNSVSMGNFASLVSGNGISVKNTNTVYPAGYITGFNIDLGTSFITVDLLSSLRISTYKNGVLQESTTTSTLLSVPAFGGSKNRIFLHFKTTKDFNEVRLYQTNVLSIFSAMNVYYAFAFDPEKMPVDNNGACDDIIAGSGVDGNVSGSSSFIAPLSYVQNRERIGDGDKNSYGSIVLPAGLLGSYSVGVLDKNQVYPAGNRAGFVISPDDEGKLLSAEFLKNITIETYLYGKLQDSRALSDGGGLINIKVLGFGTGKQKVTVATTKPFNEVRLKVTQTLGVNLGSLKVYYAFEEPTTCECDDKIQTSGSAIPGNIVTGGSWTSGPGLFGLILAKMTNPEAIVDTNKNNYATATLPVASFLSIFSSYATVSTNSLLPANTYAGFTLEKAANLIGVSVLENITVTLYNGNTQTDSFTSTGSLISGNFFTTDSNKFYVGGKSTKPFNRIKVTFYSGTGIRFPQNYNIYNAFASKDDDNDGVPNCFDRCPNGDDSIDNNGNGIPDCAEGCSAVNDKSPTIDTDGDGISDACDFDSDNDGIPDAIEDLNHNNKFEDDDVDGVTPFVEVPGDGIANYLDLDSDNDGVLDLFESGIPTSIINQIDADRNGIIDSGVAVGENGLADILETSPDSGTLKYTLKNTDGDNEPDFIDITSNGSAYDLHAIGKDNLDVLGGGFISTISDSDRDGIQAVVDTDLVKKGAPNSPLSPYAVFAKNGSAAKGIADADITSTATDINVYPNPVKSGENLNVKSKEEGTYTLFSAQGQLVKSGKFSGNAEINTASLPTGVYIVKIETKSTVKSYKIIVK